In the Caenorhabditis elegans chromosome X genome, one interval contains:
- the C34F6.10 gene encoding Fibronectin type-III domain-containing protein (Confirmed by transcript evidence), producing MSQDELSNPAAAANEGIRQEFFRNFLKATGTSGGDMKTLETLDDGGSTSSHQTSPEYPSPPPPSNSPPESMASLQAESPIEDEDARHEMTSTEGTSSTGTGSPQEPKTWISQPGYHPVPISGPLPRHPQSILFVHVNDGEILQLHQQGNNEVVGNLLGPGTVRMIGEPGMTNQPLPIQLRHNQQCHQFVDEEGNLRHVVLSVASSDNSGQSSQELNVPQLVGSQQLLNAIGGTPTQNGPGTSSSRGSGRGNHGGGRRNYGNQRSLHTNNNESGQHSQNGHSGHRNVYSRGNYRGNKYNSRGRMDYHGKARNDNPSYMANNVQELPELAVNTHGSIDSNVQVTASTTQDMVTLRQPTPVMTLPPPPQQRSLLGEPSGPPMGEMQPIVHGIPSAQSVNFPPPGLPLLIPSVHEIPRQDLSVMPAMMNGSVQSTMMQDPMMPGTSMGMNPQMFGVPPPPPGMMILSTDAAFNNNKWIPYQTLGENERLLKVLSTLRPIRVANTLTTEMEFLYTPLKINDYRFEHGICLFGPIENSDVSYHATVFDLSGIMITTVILEVNKSGDDIVSNLFRVQSLHPNTTYKINMKAVIIDRGLHGQQTDDLCFRTAPGRPEPPTEVEILSRGLHFIELVWKTAINNGAFISHYHVYIHENELEDGRMMQTAEEKIQISNLIPQTCYKIRIHSINALGESMEGYELDVWTKPNSPPLAPENISVFAQSHRSIRVSWDKNPNCTIWIEVYNCASGKGGYARENFGGDQTVIGELDPDTEYQMRVIARNEFGEGHSEYINMRTQKYRKSEHPSRFRQYSDDHRKVNYDRSPSTPFFVRFVDNCPEMAWKNFASPQDEISFLVEGSTFEMPEKYIQLYRGNSSSLIVLDSKMHYIRVINIFKKGQRSPPSERAVIPREYFKYRPEKITDVKISLRSENCVLVKWQTLDIKSNKLPETSKIIYYVQRCDLTENQVLCAGEEDHCFFDNIPGETTISVQVRAAVSFHDALTHGDWSVLSHFTTPRGLPSPVINAKFNVKCSTLYWDCLDKSTDLQYTVHIRQLPTKRDLLKVTTKAKNIVLDSVQPGEKYSVTLISLTTVGKSKQRTELEINVPALKPSAPEDVAVSQVQIDRCTVSWTAAEGNGSPIIGYVVRMMLNGELFSEHFVTESENETNYRHVLKYLDPNTEYLINIAAKNSVGFSEKIEAVVKTVPLCPTIPKIWCDCEATALKIHWDRVTSGNSMMYKLMKINKNAQQVTLYEGENNTAKVKSLKENTKYVFKLRVSDRATGASTWSESFSFSTTTAPPPPLKKSPSTALVSGHSYLYRIEWENCLPDSSQHYYRLQIADATVKGAKWQLCYEGRNHFYELNTETYPGALHVRVMCVRKHLEEELKGSPSPVGYIGNVPPTIESVKNEEIHQKSRLHLFTTDRAYAYSLLVLLIFLFLMILSFSEKAFEYITGMPIEKLSSGNAATSPPSSKPPQ from the exons ATGTCTCAAGATGAATTATCCAATCCGGCAGCTGCTGCAAACGAGGGTATACGTCAAGagttttttaggaattttctgaaagc CACCGGTACGAGTGGCGGAGATATGAAGACCCTAGAAACATTGGACGATGGCGGCTCGACGTCATCACATCAAACTTCTCCTGAGTACCCGAGCCCTCCTCCGCCAAGCAATTCTCCTCCTGAATCAATGGCATCCCTTCAGGCAGAATCACCGATTGAGGATGAGGACGCTCGTCATGAAATGACTTCAACAGAAGGAACGTCTTCTACTGGAACTGGTAGTCCGCAAGAGCCTAAAACATGGATCTCTCAGCCCGGTTATCATCCAGTGCCTATCAGTGGTCCTCTTCCACGTCATCCACAATCTATTCTATTTGTTCACGTGAATGATGGAGAAATTCTACAACTACATCAACAAGGAAATAACGAAGTTGTTGGAA ATCTTCTTGGTCCTGGAACAGTTCGCATGATTGGTGAACCCGGGATGACAAACCAACCGCTTCCAATTCAACTCCGCCACAATCAACAGTGCCATCAATTTGTTGATGAAGAG GGAAATCTCCGCCATGTTGTGTTGTCAGTCGCTTCGTCAGATAATAGCGGTCAGAGCTCGCAGGAACTGAAT gttccACAGCTTGTTGGTTCTCAACAACTGCTCAATGCTATTGGAGGAACTCCAACACAAAACGGTCCTGGAACGTCATCTTCACGAGGAAGTGGCCGAGGAAATCATGGTGGAGGACGAAGAAATTACGGAAATCAGAGAAGTCTTCATACGAACAACAACGAATCAGGACAACACAGTCAAAATGGGCACTCTGGACACCGTAATGTATATTCTCGTGGCAACTACCGCGGcaataaatataattcaaGAGGTCGTATGGATTATCATGGAAAAGCTCGTAACGATAATCCCAGTTACATGGCTAATAACGTGCAAGAGCTTCCGGAGCTCGCAGTGAATACACATGGATCAATTGATTCAAATGTTCAAGTGACGGCAAGCACAACTCAGGATATGGTTACACTAAGACAACCAACTCCAGTTATGACTTTACCTCCACCACCACAACAAAGATCGTTACTAGGAGAACCATCTGGGCCACCAATGGGTGAAATGCAACCAATTGTGCACGGAATACCGTCTGCGCAATCCGTAAACTTCCCTCCGCCAGGACTCCCATTGTTAATACCAAGTGTTCACGAGATTCCACGGCAAGATTTAAGCGTTATGCCTGCAATGATGAATGGGTCCGTGCAGTCAACAATGATGCAAGATCCAATGATGCCCGGAACATCAATGGGAATGAATCCACAGATGTTCGGTGTTCCTCCACCTCCTCCAGGCATGATGATATTGTCGACTGATGCTGCCTTTAACAACAACAAGTGGATACCATATCAAACCTTGGGG GAGAATGAACGTCTACTCAAAGTACTGTCGACTTTGCGTCCAATTAGAGTTGCCAACACACTCACAACTGAAATGGAGTTTCTCTATACGCCGCTGAAAATAAATGAC TACCGATTCGAACACGGCATCTGTTTGTTCggaccaattgaaaattcggatGTGTCTTACCATGCAACTGTGTTTGACTTAAGTGGAATAATGATTACCACTGTTATCCTGGAAGTGAACAAAAGCGGCGACGACATTGTGAGCAATTTGTTTCGAGTACAGTCTCTACATCCCAACACAACGTATAAAATTAATATGAAAGCTGTAATTATTGATCGAGGACTTCATGGACAACAAACGGATGATCTATGCTTCCGCACAGCCCCGGGAAGGCCGGAACCACCAACGGAAGTTGAGATTCTTTCACGTGGTCTTCATTTTATTGAGTTGGTATGGAAAACTGCAATTAACAACGGTGCATTCATCAGTCATTATCATGTGTACATTCACGAGAATGAGTTGGAAGATGGTCGTATGATGCAAACAGCCGAGGAAaagattcaaatttctaacttGATTCCACAAACGTGCTATAAGATTAGAATCCATTCAATCAATGCTCTGGGAGAATCAATGGAAGGCTATGAACTTGATGTGTGGACAAAACCAAACTCACCGCCGCTTGCCCCGGAAAACATTTCTGTTTTCGCACAATCACATCGATCGATTCGTGTCAGTTGGGACAAGAACCCTAATTGTACTATCTGGATTGAAGTTTACAATTGTGCATCAGGAAAGGGTGGATACGCTCGGGAAAACTTTGGCGGAGATCAGACAGTTATTGGAGAACTTGACCCAGACACGGAATACCAAATGCGTGTCATCGCTCGTAACGAGTTTGGAGAAGGGCATTCTGAATACATCAACATGAGAACACAGAAGTACCGCAAGAGTGAACATCCTTCACGCTTCCGACAGTATAGCGATGATCATCGTAAGGTTAACTATGATCGTTCACCATCTACACCATTTTTTGTGCGTTTTGTTGACAACTGTCCAGAAATGGCATGGAAAAACTTTGCATCACC acaaGACGAAATCAGCTTTTTAGTTGAAGGATCCACATTTGAAATGccggaaaaatatattcagcTCTATAGAGGAAATTCTTCATCACTCATTGTTTTGGATAGTAAAATGCACTATATTCGagtaataaacattttcaaaaaagga caaagaaGTCCGCCATCAGAACGAGCTGTGATTCCTCGTGAATACTTTAAGTACAGACCGGAGAAAATTACTGACGTGAAAATTTCTTTGAGGAGTGAAAATTGTGTGCTGGTTAAATGGCAAACATTGGATATCAAG TCAAACAAACTTCCCgagacttcaaaaattatctacTATGTGCAACGATGTGATCTTAcagaaaatcaagttttatgTGCAGGCGAAGAAGACCActgtttttttgataatattccTGGAGAGACCACAATCAGTGTCCAAGTCCGTGCGGCTGTGTCCTTCCATGATGCTTTGACTCATGGCGATTGGAGTGTTCTCTCTCATTTCACAACTCCACGAGGACTTCCTTCTCCGGTTATCAACGCTAAGTTTAATGTGAAATGTTCAACTCTCTACTGGGATTGCCTAGACAAATCAACGGACCTTCAATATACAGTACACATTCGACAGTTGCCAACTAAACGGGATCTTCTTAAAGTGACAACAAAAGCGAAAAACATTGTCTTAGATAGTGTTCAACCTGGAGAAAAGTATTCAGTGACACTTATTTCTTTGACAACAGTTGGTAAATCAAAACAACGTACTGAACTGGAAATCAATGTTCCCGCTTTGAAACCAAGTGCCCCAGAAGATGTTGCAGTGTCCCAAGTGCAAATTGATAGATGCACTGTGTCATGGACAGCAGCAGAAGGAAATGGATCACCCATTATCGGTTACGTTGTTCGTATGATGTTGAATGGAGAACTTTTCAGTGAGCATTTTGTGACTGAAAGCGAAAACGAGACAAATTACCGTCACGTGCTGAAGTACTTAGATCCCAACACCGAGTACTTGATCAATATTGCTGCAAAGAACTCGGTTGGATTCAGTGAAAAGATTGAAGCTGTTGTCAAAACAGTCCCACTCTGTCCAACTATTCCAAA AATATGGTGCGACTGTGAAGCGACTGCTCTTAAAATTCATTGGGATCGAGTGACATCGGGCAATAGCATGATGTATAA attgatgaaaattaacaaaaacgcGCAACAAGTCACATTATATGAGGGAGAGAATAATACAGCAAAAGTGAAGAGCTTGAAAGAAAACACGAAATATGTTTTCAAGCTGCGAGTTTCTGATCGAGCCACTGGGGCTTCTACATGGTCCGAGTCATTCTCATTCAGCACAACAACTGCTCCACCACCGCCCTTGAAAAAAAGCCCATCGACTGCACTTGTTTCCGGCCACTCTTACTTGTACCGTATTGAATGGGAAAACTGCCTTCCAGACAGTTCACAACATTACTACAGACTTCAAATTGCTGATGCGACTGTAAAGGGAGCAAAGTGGCAACTG TGTTACGAAGGAAGAAATCACTTCTACGAGTTGAACACCGAAACATATCCTGGGGCTTTACATGTTCGAGTCATGTGCGTGCGCAAACATCTTGAAGAAGAATTGAAAGGAAGTCCGAGTCCAGTTGGCTATATTGGAAATGTTCCTCCTACTATCGAGTCGGTAAAG aacgaggaaattcatcaaaaatctaGATTGCATCTTTTCACGACGGATAGAGCATATGCGTATTCTCTCTTG gttttgctcatttttctcttcttaATGATTCTTAGCTTTTCCGAAAAAGCTTTTGAATATATCACTGGAATGCCTATTGAAAAGTTGTCTTCGGGAAATGCGGCAACATCTCCTCCGTCTTCAAAACCCCCTCAATAA
- the C34F6.10 gene encoding Fibronectin type-III domain-containing protein (Confirmed by transcript evidence): MATFACVSLPPQFITPPPSTSNCTQHIDSDSGSSTGTSGGDMKTLETLDDGGSTSSHQTSPEYPSPPPPSNSPPESMASLQAESPIEDEDARHEMTSTEGTSSTGTGSPQEPKTWISQPGYHPVPISGPLPRHPQSILFVHVNDGEILQLHQQGNNEVVGNLLGPGTVRMIGEPGMTNQPLPIQLRHNQQCHQFVDEEVPQLVGSQQLLNAIGGTPTQNGPGTSSSRGSGRGNHGGGRRNYGNQRSLHTNNNESGQHSQNGHSGHRNVYSRGNYRGNKYNSRGRMDYHGKARNDNPSYMANNVQELPELAVNTHGSIDSNVQVTASTTQDMVTLRQPTPVMTLPPPPQQRSLLGEPSGPPMGEMQPIVHGIPSAQSVNFPPPGLPLLIPSVHEIPRQDLSVMPAMMNGSVQSTMMQDPMMPGTSMGMNPQMFGVPPPPPGMMILSTDAAFNNNKWIPYQTLGENERLLKVLSTLRPIRVANTLTTEMEFLYTPLKINDYRFEHGICLFGPIENSDVSYHATVFDLSGIMITTVILEVNKSGDDIVSNLFRVQSLHPNTTYKINMKAVIIDRGLHGQQTDDLCFRTAPGRPEPPTEVEILSRGLHFIELVWKTAINNGAFISHYHVYIHENELEDGRMMQTAEEKIQISNLIPQTCYKIRIHSINALGESMEGYELDVWTKPNSPPLAPENISVFAQSHRSIRVSWDKNPNCTIWIEVYNCASGKGGYARENFGGDQTVIGELDPDTEYQMRVIARNEFGEGHSEYINMRTQKYRKSEHPSRFRQYSDDHRKVNYDRSPSTPFFVRFVDNCPEMAWKNFASPQDEISFLVEGSTFEMPEKYIQLYRGNSSSLIVLDSKMHYIRVINIFKKGQRSPPSERAVIPREYFKYRPEKITDVKISLRSENCVLVKWQTLDIKSNKLPETSKIIYYVQRCDLTENQVLCAGEEDHCFFDNIPGETTISVQVRAAVSFHDALTHGDWSVLSHFTTPRGLPSPVINAKFNVKCSTLYWDCLDKSTDLQYTVHIRQLPTKRDLLKVTTKAKNIVLDSVQPGEKYSVTLISLTTVGKSKQRTELEINVPALKPSAPEDVAVSQVQIDRCTVSWTAAEGNGSPIIGYVVRMMLNGELFSEHFVTESENETNYRHVLKYLDPNTEYLINIAAKNSVGFSEKIEAVVKTVPLCPTIPKIWCDCEATALKIHWDRVTSGNSMMYKLMKINKNAQQVTLYEGENNTAKVKSLKENTKYVFKLRVSDRATGASTWSESFSFSTTTAPPPPLKKSPSTALVSGHSYLYRIEWENCLPDSSQHYYRLQIADATVKGAKWQLCYEGRNHFYELNTETYPGALHVRVMCVRKHLEEELKGSPSPVGYIGNVPPTIESVKNEEIHQKSRLHLFTTDRAYAYSLLVLLIFLFLMILSFSEKAFEYITGMPIEKLSSGNAATSPPSSKPPQ, encoded by the exons ATGGCGACATTTGCTTGTGTCAGCTTGCCCCCACAGTTTATCACACCTCCACCGTCAACGTCCAATTGTACGCAGCACATTGACAGTGACAGTGGAAGCAG CACCGGTACGAGTGGCGGAGATATGAAGACCCTAGAAACATTGGACGATGGCGGCTCGACGTCATCACATCAAACTTCTCCTGAGTACCCGAGCCCTCCTCCGCCAAGCAATTCTCCTCCTGAATCAATGGCATCCCTTCAGGCAGAATCACCGATTGAGGATGAGGACGCTCGTCATGAAATGACTTCAACAGAAGGAACGTCTTCTACTGGAACTGGTAGTCCGCAAGAGCCTAAAACATGGATCTCTCAGCCCGGTTATCATCCAGTGCCTATCAGTGGTCCTCTTCCACGTCATCCACAATCTATTCTATTTGTTCACGTGAATGATGGAGAAATTCTACAACTACATCAACAAGGAAATAACGAAGTTGTTGGAA ATCTTCTTGGTCCTGGAACAGTTCGCATGATTGGTGAACCCGGGATGACAAACCAACCGCTTCCAATTCAACTCCGCCACAATCAACAGTGCCATCAATTTGTTGATGAAGAG gttccACAGCTTGTTGGTTCTCAACAACTGCTCAATGCTATTGGAGGAACTCCAACACAAAACGGTCCTGGAACGTCATCTTCACGAGGAAGTGGCCGAGGAAATCATGGTGGAGGACGAAGAAATTACGGAAATCAGAGAAGTCTTCATACGAACAACAACGAATCAGGACAACACAGTCAAAATGGGCACTCTGGACACCGTAATGTATATTCTCGTGGCAACTACCGCGGcaataaatataattcaaGAGGTCGTATGGATTATCATGGAAAAGCTCGTAACGATAATCCCAGTTACATGGCTAATAACGTGCAAGAGCTTCCGGAGCTCGCAGTGAATACACATGGATCAATTGATTCAAATGTTCAAGTGACGGCAAGCACAACTCAGGATATGGTTACACTAAGACAACCAACTCCAGTTATGACTTTACCTCCACCACCACAACAAAGATCGTTACTAGGAGAACCATCTGGGCCACCAATGGGTGAAATGCAACCAATTGTGCACGGAATACCGTCTGCGCAATCCGTAAACTTCCCTCCGCCAGGACTCCCATTGTTAATACCAAGTGTTCACGAGATTCCACGGCAAGATTTAAGCGTTATGCCTGCAATGATGAATGGGTCCGTGCAGTCAACAATGATGCAAGATCCAATGATGCCCGGAACATCAATGGGAATGAATCCACAGATGTTCGGTGTTCCTCCACCTCCTCCAGGCATGATGATATTGTCGACTGATGCTGCCTTTAACAACAACAAGTGGATACCATATCAAACCTTGGGG GAGAATGAACGTCTACTCAAAGTACTGTCGACTTTGCGTCCAATTAGAGTTGCCAACACACTCACAACTGAAATGGAGTTTCTCTATACGCCGCTGAAAATAAATGAC TACCGATTCGAACACGGCATCTGTTTGTTCggaccaattgaaaattcggatGTGTCTTACCATGCAACTGTGTTTGACTTAAGTGGAATAATGATTACCACTGTTATCCTGGAAGTGAACAAAAGCGGCGACGACATTGTGAGCAATTTGTTTCGAGTACAGTCTCTACATCCCAACACAACGTATAAAATTAATATGAAAGCTGTAATTATTGATCGAGGACTTCATGGACAACAAACGGATGATCTATGCTTCCGCACAGCCCCGGGAAGGCCGGAACCACCAACGGAAGTTGAGATTCTTTCACGTGGTCTTCATTTTATTGAGTTGGTATGGAAAACTGCAATTAACAACGGTGCATTCATCAGTCATTATCATGTGTACATTCACGAGAATGAGTTGGAAGATGGTCGTATGATGCAAACAGCCGAGGAAaagattcaaatttctaacttGATTCCACAAACGTGCTATAAGATTAGAATCCATTCAATCAATGCTCTGGGAGAATCAATGGAAGGCTATGAACTTGATGTGTGGACAAAACCAAACTCACCGCCGCTTGCCCCGGAAAACATTTCTGTTTTCGCACAATCACATCGATCGATTCGTGTCAGTTGGGACAAGAACCCTAATTGTACTATCTGGATTGAAGTTTACAATTGTGCATCAGGAAAGGGTGGATACGCTCGGGAAAACTTTGGCGGAGATCAGACAGTTATTGGAGAACTTGACCCAGACACGGAATACCAAATGCGTGTCATCGCTCGTAACGAGTTTGGAGAAGGGCATTCTGAATACATCAACATGAGAACACAGAAGTACCGCAAGAGTGAACATCCTTCACGCTTCCGACAGTATAGCGATGATCATCGTAAGGTTAACTATGATCGTTCACCATCTACACCATTTTTTGTGCGTTTTGTTGACAACTGTCCAGAAATGGCATGGAAAAACTTTGCATCACC acaaGACGAAATCAGCTTTTTAGTTGAAGGATCCACATTTGAAATGccggaaaaatatattcagcTCTATAGAGGAAATTCTTCATCACTCATTGTTTTGGATAGTAAAATGCACTATATTCGagtaataaacattttcaaaaaagga caaagaaGTCCGCCATCAGAACGAGCTGTGATTCCTCGTGAATACTTTAAGTACAGACCGGAGAAAATTACTGACGTGAAAATTTCTTTGAGGAGTGAAAATTGTGTGCTGGTTAAATGGCAAACATTGGATATCAAG TCAAACAAACTTCCCgagacttcaaaaattatctacTATGTGCAACGATGTGATCTTAcagaaaatcaagttttatgTGCAGGCGAAGAAGACCActgtttttttgataatattccTGGAGAGACCACAATCAGTGTCCAAGTCCGTGCGGCTGTGTCCTTCCATGATGCTTTGACTCATGGCGATTGGAGTGTTCTCTCTCATTTCACAACTCCACGAGGACTTCCTTCTCCGGTTATCAACGCTAAGTTTAATGTGAAATGTTCAACTCTCTACTGGGATTGCCTAGACAAATCAACGGACCTTCAATATACAGTACACATTCGACAGTTGCCAACTAAACGGGATCTTCTTAAAGTGACAACAAAAGCGAAAAACATTGTCTTAGATAGTGTTCAACCTGGAGAAAAGTATTCAGTGACACTTATTTCTTTGACAACAGTTGGTAAATCAAAACAACGTACTGAACTGGAAATCAATGTTCCCGCTTTGAAACCAAGTGCCCCAGAAGATGTTGCAGTGTCCCAAGTGCAAATTGATAGATGCACTGTGTCATGGACAGCAGCAGAAGGAAATGGATCACCCATTATCGGTTACGTTGTTCGTATGATGTTGAATGGAGAACTTTTCAGTGAGCATTTTGTGACTGAAAGCGAAAACGAGACAAATTACCGTCACGTGCTGAAGTACTTAGATCCCAACACCGAGTACTTGATCAATATTGCTGCAAAGAACTCGGTTGGATTCAGTGAAAAGATTGAAGCTGTTGTCAAAACAGTCCCACTCTGTCCAACTATTCCAAA AATATGGTGCGACTGTGAAGCGACTGCTCTTAAAATTCATTGGGATCGAGTGACATCGGGCAATAGCATGATGTATAA attgatgaaaattaacaaaaacgcGCAACAAGTCACATTATATGAGGGAGAGAATAATACAGCAAAAGTGAAGAGCTTGAAAGAAAACACGAAATATGTTTTCAAGCTGCGAGTTTCTGATCGAGCCACTGGGGCTTCTACATGGTCCGAGTCATTCTCATTCAGCACAACAACTGCTCCACCACCGCCCTTGAAAAAAAGCCCATCGACTGCACTTGTTTCCGGCCACTCTTACTTGTACCGTATTGAATGGGAAAACTGCCTTCCAGACAGTTCACAACATTACTACAGACTTCAAATTGCTGATGCGACTGTAAAGGGAGCAAAGTGGCAACTG TGTTACGAAGGAAGAAATCACTTCTACGAGTTGAACACCGAAACATATCCTGGGGCTTTACATGTTCGAGTCATGTGCGTGCGCAAACATCTTGAAGAAGAATTGAAAGGAAGTCCGAGTCCAGTTGGCTATATTGGAAATGTTCCTCCTACTATCGAGTCGGTAAAG aacgaggaaattcatcaaaaatctaGATTGCATCTTTTCACGACGGATAGAGCATATGCGTATTCTCTCTTG gttttgctcatttttctcttcttaATGATTCTTAGCTTTTCCGAAAAAGCTTTTGAATATATCACTGGAATGCCTATTGAAAAGTTGTCTTCGGGAAATGCGGCAACATCTCCTCCGTCTTCAAAACCCCCTCAATAA